One genomic window of Ailuropoda melanoleuca isolate Jingjing unplaced genomic scaffold, ASM200744v2 unplaced-scaffold10964, whole genome shotgun sequence includes the following:
- the LOC117797671 gene encoding olfactory receptor 51V1-like gives MPAFPTYDTNASTFLLTGFPGLEREYLWLSIPFSCIYAMVLSGNCLVLHVIRTEPSLHEPMFYFLAMLALTDLCMGLSTVHTVLGILWGLSQEIGLDACIAQTFFVHGLSCMESGVLLAMAFDRFTAICNPLRYTSILTNTRIINIGVAILGRSFLFITAPIVRLKFFDYCRPHILSHSFCLHQDLLRLACSDIRFNSFYALALVICTLFLDSELIXILVSYILILHSVLSIASREERLKSLQTCVSHICAVLVFYIPIIGLTMVHRFGKHLSPVVHVLMGNIYIIFPPLMNPIIYSVKTQQIRGRIQKWFSMKRE, from the coding sequence ATGCCTGCTTTTCCTACTTATGACACCAATGCCTCAACCTTTCTCCTAACAGGCTTCCCTGGCCTGGAACGGGAATACCTGTGGCTCTCCATCCCTTTCTCCTGCATCTATGCTATGGTACTCTCAGGGAACTGCCTGGTGCTGCATGTGATCCGGACTGAGCCGAGCCTGCATGAACCCATGTTCTACTTCCTGGCCATGCTGGCCCTCACTGACCTGTGCATGGGGCTGTCCACAGTGCACACGGTGCTGGGCATCCTGTGGGGGCTCAGCCAGGAGATTGGTCTGGATGCCTGCATTGCTCAAACTTTCTTTGTTCATGGTCTATCATGCATGGAGTCTGGAGTCCTTCTTGCCATGGCCTTTGATCGTTTCACTGCAATCTGCAATCCTCTGAGATATACATCCATCCTCACCAATACCAGAATCATCAACATTGGTGTGGCCATTTTAGGGAGGAGTTTCCTGTTCATCACTGCCCCCATTGTCCGCCTAAAGTTCTTCGATTACTGCCGcccccacatcctctcccactctttctgCCTGCACCAGGACCTGCTGCGGCTCGCCTGCTCTGACATCCGCTTCAACAGTTTCTATGCCCTGGCTCTGGTGATCTGCACACTGTTTTTGGATTCAGAGCTCATTNTAATTCTTGTATCCTATATTCTGATCCTTCATTCTGTCTTGTCAATTGCATCCCGGGAGGAGCGGCTAAAATCCTTACAGACCTGTGTCTCCCACATCTGCGCTGTCCTGGTTTTCTATATCCCAATTATTGGTCTCACCATGGTGCACCGTTTTGGGAAACACCTCTCTCCTGTGGTCCATGTCCTCATGGGCAACATCTACATCATCTTCCCACCCCTGATGAACCCCATCATCTACAGTGTGAAGACCCAGCAGATCCGTGGCAGGATTCAGAAGTGGTTCTCCATGAAGAGAGAGTAA